In one window of Hymenobacter nivis DNA:
- a CDS encoding PP2C family protein-serine/threonine phosphatase yields the protein MRHPLFFIGFLFALLSGGMAAASLLGAPGVEMPTRTASLLLVSNLGMLVVLARLYFRQPAVVPAAVVVAPHRAEIQSLQRLVQIVQHGQTPAEVYHILLESAVQTAQADAAWLDLGPDHDSTSDVAQYYQLAPAQADALRAGLRAQGPSDDESIIGDLRSRPGFAGPALAFRSLMRLPLHGRHLDYGVLYLLKAQPNTFDREDLSVLQTFASQAVLSIENLALATIALHNQRTQEELKIASEVQDSLIPKKLPTDDWFEISTHSLAAKEVGGDFYDFLLLPGRRLAVLIGDVSGKGITAAFHMAQMKGIFHALMQGNPLAKNERDRFPVPSRFMTQANAALAHCLERSSFITSSLYIIDYEQGGFMFARAGHCHTLYYHALREEVFYFQSTGLGLGIIRDDSYEKHINNQFYDYGPGDVMVIYTDGIVEARGAGKEEYGEDRLKQRLEECYYQDADAIKWFILNDLNGFTTGQPIHDDQTLLVIKFKAVEPETTA from the coding sequence GTGCGCCACCCGCTGTTCTTCATAGGTTTTTTATTTGCGCTGCTCAGCGGCGGCATGGCCGCAGCCAGCCTGCTGGGGGCCCCCGGGGTCGAAATGCCCACGCGGACGGCCAGCTTGCTGCTGGTCAGCAATCTGGGTATGCTGGTGGTGCTGGCGAGGTTGTATTTTCGGCAGCCAGCCGTGGTGCCGGCGGCAGTAGTAGTCGCGCCGCACCGCGCCGAAATTCAAAGCTTGCAGCGCCTGGTGCAAATCGTGCAGCACGGCCAAACGCCGGCCGAGGTATACCACATCCTGCTCGAATCAGCGGTGCAAACTGCGCAGGCCGACGCCGCCTGGCTCGACCTGGGCCCCGACCACGACAGCACCAGCGACGTTGCGCAGTACTACCAGCTCGCTCCGGCCCAGGCCGATGCCCTGCGCGCAGGGCTGCGCGCGCAGGGCCCCAGCGACGACGAATCCATCATTGGCGACTTGCGCTCGCGCCCGGGTTTTGCCGGCCCGGCTCTCGCTTTTCGCTCTTTAATGCGGCTGCCCCTGCACGGGCGGCACCTCGACTACGGGGTGCTGTACTTGCTGAAAGCACAGCCCAACACATTCGACCGCGAAGACTTGAGCGTGCTGCAAACCTTCGCCAGCCAAGCTGTGCTCAGCATCGAGAACCTGGCGCTGGCCACCATTGCTCTGCACAACCAGCGCACGCAGGAGGAGCTGAAAATTGCCTCGGAAGTACAGGACAGCCTGATTCCGAAAAAGTTGCCGACCGACGACTGGTTTGAAATCAGTACCCACTCGCTGGCGGCAAAGGAAGTGGGCGGCGACTTCTACGATTTTCTGCTGCTTCCGGGCCGGCGGTTGGCCGTGCTCATCGGCGACGTGAGCGGCAAGGGCATCACCGCGGCCTTCCACATGGCCCAGATGAAGGGCATTTTCCACGCCCTGATGCAGGGCAACCCGCTGGCCAAGAACGAGCGTGACCGGTTTCCAGTGCCCAGCCGCTTCATGACGCAGGCCAACGCCGCCCTGGCCCACTGCCTGGAGCGCTCGTCGTTCATCACCTCGTCGCTCTATATTATTGATTATGAGCAGGGAGGCTTCATGTTTGCCCGCGCCGGCCACTGCCACACGCTCTACTACCACGCCCTGCGCGAGGAGGTGTTCTACTTCCAGTCCACGGGCCTTGGGCTGGGCATTATCCGCGACGACAGCTACGAGAAGCATATCAACAACCAGTTTTACGACTACGGGCCCGGCGACGTGATGGTGATTTACACCGACGGCATTGTGGAGGCCCGCGGCGCTGGCAAGGAAGAATACGGCGAGGACCGCCTCAAGCAGCGCCTGGAGGAATGCTATTACCAGGACGCCGACGCCATCAAGTGGTTTATCCTGAACGATTTAAACGGATTCACTACCGGCCAGCCCATCCACGACGACCAGACATTGCTGGTTATTAAGTTCAAGGCCGTCGAACCCGAAACGACGGCCTGA
- a CDS encoding STAS domain-containing protein, translating into MKVTAQPSADSLLLLLDGELDASSAVLLDTEFNKPDLLSYRKVLVDCTKLSYISSAGLGVFISHLQRLQDNNVKLVFFNMQEKVFNVFEILGLDSLMTIVPTQAEAVAA; encoded by the coding sequence ATGAAAGTAACCGCTCAACCCTCCGCCGACTCCCTGCTCCTCCTCCTCGATGGCGAACTGGACGCCAGCTCGGCCGTGCTGCTCGACACCGAATTCAACAAGCCCGACCTGCTTAGCTACCGCAAAGTACTCGTCGACTGCACCAAGCTCAGCTACATTTCGTCGGCGGGCCTGGGCGTCTTCATTTCGCACTTGCAGCGCCTGCAAGACAACAACGTGAAGCTGGTGTTCTTCAATATGCAGGAGAAAGTGTTTAACGTTTTCGAAATCCTGGGCCTCGATTCGCTGATGACCATCGTGCCGACCCAGGCCGAGGCCGTGGCCGCATAA
- a CDS encoding ATP-binding protein: protein MKDVLRIECSRRNLQQVRDFVRGFLSRRSVPELLINQVVLAVDEVVANFIIHANGEDEHQFIDLELVVDGRVLSVEIADNGDTIFLPAPHSAPDLPEYIRQGRKGGTGMALVNRLMDRVEFFTRDHHTVCHLSKHLV from the coding sequence ATGAAGGACGTGCTCCGCATTGAATGTTCGCGCCGCAACCTGCAACAGGTGCGCGACTTCGTGCGGGGTTTCCTGAGCCGTCGGTCGGTACCTGAACTGCTGATCAACCAAGTGGTGCTGGCCGTAGACGAGGTGGTGGCCAACTTCATCATTCACGCCAACGGCGAAGACGAGCACCAGTTCATCGACCTGGAACTGGTGGTGGACGGGCGCGTGCTGAGCGTGGAAATTGCCGACAACGGCGACACCATTTTTCTACCTGCCCCCCACTCCGCCCCCGACCTACCCGAGTACATCCGGCAGGGCCGCAAAGGGGGTACGGGCATGGCCCTGGTAAACCGGCTGATGGACCGGGTGGAGTTTTTCACCCGCGACCACCACACCGTCTGTCACCTCAGCAAGCACCTGGTGTGA
- a CDS encoding peptidylprolyl isomerase, protein MHIRFLHVGAAAVLFLAGCQATKPQAAGPSQPMATGPAVETLGPVAVPTSEFAYVYRKNNGTAADYGTRASVAEYLDLYTNFRLKVLEAERRGLDTTQAFKRELEGYRQQLAQPYLTEKSVTDQLVREAYDRMGQEVSAAHILIRVGPDAAPADTLAAYQKVMALRQQVVGGADFGALARQQSEDPSAKENGGSLGYFTALQMVYPFETAAYKTPVGQVSAPIRTRFGYHLIKVNDRRAAQGEIKVAHLMVRVNARAPAADSLTAKKKIDELYARLRKGESWDKLVAQFSEDAGSAANGGELPPFGTGRMIPSFEATAFRLQKPGDIAPPVQTPYGWHIIKLLERQPVPAFATMETTLKNKVAKDSRAELNRAAFLKRIRQEDQFLEIPAAKTQALARADSSLIAGRFKYTAPAAPADAKRKKANAADNLVLFTIEQQPYYVRDFLQYVAQNQRPRPGAQPAFVMEQLYDQYVDQRLTDFEKNSLDTKYEDYRMLAKEYRDGILLFQLMDEKVWSKAIEDSVGLKKFFAANQEKYQWGPRAQATVVSAATPALRKEVMQYFQIIPPSATRQTSRGSVTAGMTETVMPTSKGIPATVRFRPGTATLLPASTAALDGVTRQMANDTTLRVDLSAQVKTRAAAVLGGQRVAAVQTYLLEKGAPAKRLDYNTTIGSKQSKLPASADALYLSGYTHDPAAIEQHFNTKNPLAVQIQQKAFQKGDSKAADQFLTSAPGSYTTQFDGRYYAVMVARQLPAGPKVLADARGQATSDYQNFLEKEWIAQLRQQYPVQVNQPEVDKLITK, encoded by the coding sequence ATGCACATACGTTTTTTGCACGTTGGCGCGGCCGCCGTGCTGTTCCTGGCGGGCTGCCAGGCCACCAAACCCCAGGCCGCCGGGCCTTCGCAACCCATGGCCACCGGGCCGGCTGTTGAAACCCTGGGGCCCGTGGCGGTGCCGACCAGCGAGTTTGCCTACGTGTACCGCAAAAACAACGGCACGGCCGCCGACTACGGCACCCGCGCCAGCGTGGCCGAATACCTCGATTTATACACCAACTTCCGCCTGAAGGTGCTGGAAGCCGAGCGCCGCGGCCTCGACACCACGCAGGCCTTCAAACGCGAGCTGGAGGGCTATCGCCAGCAGCTGGCCCAGCCCTACCTCACAGAGAAGAGCGTAACCGACCAGCTCGTGCGCGAGGCCTACGACCGCATGGGCCAGGAAGTGAGCGCCGCCCATATCCTCATCCGGGTGGGTCCCGACGCGGCCCCGGCCGACACGCTGGCCGCGTACCAGAAAGTAATGGCCCTGCGCCAGCAAGTGGTGGGCGGTGCCGACTTTGGGGCCCTGGCCCGGCAGCAGAGCGAAGACCCCTCGGCCAAGGAAAATGGCGGCAGCCTGGGCTACTTCACGGCCCTGCAGATGGTATATCCGTTTGAAACGGCCGCCTACAAAACGCCCGTGGGCCAGGTATCGGCGCCCATTCGCACGCGCTTCGGCTACCACCTCATCAAAGTGAACGACCGGCGAGCGGCGCAGGGTGAAATCAAGGTGGCCCACCTGATGGTGCGCGTGAACGCCCGCGCCCCGGCCGCGGATTCGCTCACGGCCAAAAAGAAAATCGACGAGCTGTACGCCCGCCTGCGCAAGGGCGAGAGCTGGGACAAGCTGGTGGCCCAGTTTTCGGAAGACGCGGGCTCGGCCGCCAACGGCGGCGAGTTGCCGCCCTTCGGCACCGGCCGCATGATTCCGTCGTTCGAGGCCACCGCCTTCCGCTTGCAAAAGCCCGGCGATATTGCCCCGCCCGTGCAAACGCCCTACGGCTGGCACATCATCAAGCTGCTGGAGCGGCAGCCGGTGCCGGCGTTTGCCACGATGGAGACAACGCTGAAAAACAAGGTGGCCAAGGATTCGCGCGCCGAGCTGAACCGGGCCGCCTTCCTCAAGCGCATCCGGCAGGAAGACCAGTTCCTGGAAATTCCGGCCGCCAAAACCCAGGCCCTGGCTCGGGCCGACTCCTCGCTGATAGCCGGCCGCTTCAAGTACACGGCCCCTGCTGCGCCGGCCGATGCGAAGCGCAAGAAGGCCAATGCCGCCGATAACCTGGTGCTGTTCACCATTGAGCAGCAGCCTTACTACGTGCGGGACTTCCTGCAATACGTGGCCCAGAACCAGCGCCCACGCCCGGGGGCCCAGCCGGCCTTCGTGATGGAGCAGCTCTACGACCAGTACGTGGACCAGCGCCTGACCGACTTCGAGAAAAACTCGCTCGACACCAAGTACGAGGACTACCGGATGCTGGCCAAGGAATACCGCGACGGCATCCTACTGTTCCAGCTGATGGACGAGAAGGTGTGGAGCAAGGCCATCGAAGACTCGGTGGGCCTGAAGAAGTTCTTCGCCGCCAACCAGGAAAAGTACCAGTGGGGTCCCCGCGCCCAAGCCACCGTGGTGAGCGCCGCCACGCCGGCCCTGCGCAAAGAGGTGATGCAGTACTTCCAAATCATTCCCCCATCCGCGACGCGGCAGACTTCGAGGGGCTCCGTCACAGCGGGAATGACGGAAACCGTGATGCCCACCAGCAAGGGAATCCCGGCCACCGTTCGGTTTCGCCCGGGAACGGCTACCTTACTGCCGGCCAGCACGGCGGCCTTGGACGGCGTGACCCGGCAAATGGCGAACGATACGACGTTACGGGTGGACCTCAGCGCCCAGGTGAAAACCCGCGCTGCGGCCGTGCTGGGTGGGCAGCGCGTAGCAGCCGTGCAGACGTATTTGCTAGAAAAAGGGGCCCCAGCCAAACGCTTAGACTACAACACCACCATCGGCAGTAAGCAGTCCAAACTGCCAGCTTCTGCCGACGCGCTGTACCTGAGTGGCTACACCCACGACCCCGCAGCCATTGAGCAGCACTTTAATACCAAGAACCCCCTGGCGGTGCAAATCCAGCAGAAGGCGTTTCAGAAGGGCGACAGCAAGGCGGCCGACCAGTTTCTGACCAGCGCGCCCGGCTCCTACACCACCCAGTTTGATGGCCGCTACTACGCCGTCATGGTGGCCAGGCAGTTGCCCGCGGGCCCCAAGGTACTGGCCGACGCCCGGGGCCAGGCCACCAGCGACTACCAGAATTTCCTGGAAAAAGAATGGATTGCCCAACTCCGCCAGCAGTACCCGGTGCAGGTGAACCAACCCGAAGTGGACAAGCTCATTACCAAGTAA